The genomic stretch GCGGGGGTGGAGGGCTATGTCGCCACCGCCTGGTTCACCATCGCAACCGCCGCCGCCACACCCGCGCCCCTGCTGCAGCGGCTGAACGAGGATTTGCGCGCCGTGCTGGCGAGCCCCGCCCTGCGCGAGCGCTTCACCACGCTGGGCGCCACGCCGATGGGCGGCACCCTGGCGGAGGCCGCCAGCTTCCTCGCCGCCGAGACGGAGAAATGGACGCGCGTGGTGGATGCGGCCGGCATCCGCCTTGACTGAGCAGGCCCGCGTCACGCTGGAGGTTGCGGCCGGCATCGCGCGCCTCACCTTCGATCATCCGCGCCGGATGAATGCCATCACCGGGGCCATGTGGCGCGCCCTGCCTGGCCTGCTGGACCAGGTGGCGGATGACCCGGCCATTCGCGTGCTGCTGCTGCAAGGGGCGGGCGAGCGCGCCTTCTGCACCGGCAATGACATCTCCGAATTCGAGGCGATCCGCGCCGATGCGGCGCAATCGGCCGCCTATAACGCGTGGCAGCGGGACGTGGCGGCGCGCATGGCGGCGCTGGAGAAGCCGGCCATCGCCGCCATCCACGGCCATTGCCTGGGGGCCGGGCTGGAACTCGCCCTGCAATGCGACCTGCGCTTCGCCAGCCCCGAGGCGCGGATGGGCGTGCCGGCCGTGCGCCTGGGCCTGCCCTATCGGCTGGAGGATATCGCCAAGCTGGTGGATGTGATCGGTCTGGCGCAGACGCGGCTGATGGTGTTGACCGGCCGCAGCTTCGCCGGCGCGGAACTGGAACGCATGGGCCTGGTCACCGCCCTCCTGCCGGACCGCGCCGCCATGCTGGACGCGGCCGAGGAAGCCGCCGCCGAGATCGCCGCCGCCGCGCCCCTGGCGCTGCGCGCGGCCAAGGCGGCGCTGTTCGAGATCGCGCGGCGGGACGCGCCGCCCGATCTTGCCCGCGCCCAGGCGCTGGCGGATGCCTGCTATGACAGCCGCGATTATGCCGAGGGCCGCGCGGCCCGGCGCGAGGCCCGGCCGCCCCGCTTCACCGGGCGCTGAACGCCAGGGAGGGCCGGCCACGACGCGCAGCGCGGCCCTGGGTGAAGGCCGCAGCGCGGATCAGCCCATGCCGTCCTGGTGGCCAAGACCCTGGCCCGCGCGCCGCTGTGCCTTGCCCATGCTGAGTGCCAGGCTGAGGGCGAAGACGCCGCCCCCGCCCAGCGCCGCCGCCAGCACGAAGCCCCATTTCAGCAGCGCCGTGCGCGCCTTGGGGTCATCCATCACCTGCATCAGTTGCAGGCCGAAGATGAGCACG from Sediminicoccus sp. KRV36 encodes the following:
- a CDS encoding enoyl-CoA hydratase-related protein; translated protein: MTEQARVTLEVAAGIARLTFDHPRRMNAITGAMWRALPGLLDQVADDPAIRVLLLQGAGERAFCTGNDISEFEAIRADAAQSAAYNAWQRDVAARMAALEKPAIAAIHGHCLGAGLELALQCDLRFASPEARMGVPAVRLGLPYRLEDIAKLVDVIGLAQTRLMVLTGRSFAGAELERMGLVTALLPDRAAMLDAAEEAAAEIAAAAPLALRAAKAALFEIARRDAPPDLARAQALADACYDSRDYAEGRAARREARPPRFTGR